One window of Enterobacter sp. RHBSTW-00175 genomic DNA carries:
- the murQ gene encoding N-acetylmuramic acid 6-phosphate etherase, producing the protein MNLGLLVSETRNPQTMDLDALSTLELVSRFNQQDTLVAQAVKETLPEVAKAVDAAATALKAGGRIIYMGAGTSGRLGVLDASECPPTFGVPHGLVIGLIAGGPGALLKAVEGAEDNKQLGEDDLKALNLNERDLVVGLAASGRTPYVIGGLEYANQTGCTTVAISCNPGSPIAQVAAIAISPVVGPEALTGSTRLKSGTAQKLVLNMISTGAMVKFGKVYQNLMVDMKATNIKLIDRACRMVVEATGATREEAESVLRQTDYDVKPAILMILSGLDATAARAKLDTHHGFLRAALEN; encoded by the coding sequence ATGAATCTTGGCTTACTTGTTTCTGAAACGCGCAATCCGCAAACCATGGATCTGGATGCTCTCTCCACGCTGGAGCTGGTTAGCCGTTTTAATCAACAGGATACGCTGGTCGCGCAGGCAGTGAAAGAGACATTACCCGAAGTGGCAAAAGCCGTCGACGCGGCGGCTACTGCTCTGAAAGCAGGTGGTCGCATCATCTACATGGGGGCGGGAACCAGCGGGCGTCTTGGCGTACTCGATGCCTCTGAATGTCCCCCGACGTTTGGCGTACCACATGGGTTGGTTATTGGGCTCATCGCAGGTGGCCCCGGCGCGCTTCTGAAAGCCGTAGAGGGTGCGGAAGACAACAAACAGCTCGGGGAAGATGACCTGAAAGCGCTGAACCTGAATGAGCGGGATCTGGTTGTCGGGCTGGCGGCTTCCGGGCGCACGCCGTATGTCATCGGCGGGCTGGAATATGCTAACCAGACTGGCTGCACCACGGTCGCTATCTCGTGTAATCCGGGCTCACCGATTGCACAGGTTGCTGCCATTGCCATTTCCCCGGTCGTCGGGCCTGAGGCGCTTACCGGCTCTACGCGTCTGAAATCCGGCACGGCACAAAAGCTGGTACTCAACATGATTTCAACCGGCGCGATGGTGAAGTTTGGCAAGGTATACCAAAACCTGATGGTGGATATGAAAGCCACCAATATCAAGCTTATAGACCGGGCCTGCCGGATGGTGGTGGAAGCCACAGGCGCAACCCGCGAAGAGGCGGAATCCGTCCTCAGACAGACGGATTACGATGTGAAACCCGCCATTTTGATGATCTTAAGCGGGCTGGATGCAACCGCTGCGAGAGCAAAACTCGATACGCATCATGGGTTTTTACGGGCGGCTTTAGAAAACTAA
- the yfhb gene encoding phosphatidylglycerophosphatase C — protein MANHERRVVFFDLDGTLHQQDMFGTFMRYLLQRQPLNALLVLPLLPVVGLGLLIKGRAARWPMSLLLWGCTFGHREARLKQLEQDFAHWFRGHVTAFPVVQERLTNYLAENDADIWLITGSPQSLVEQVYVDTPWLPRVNLIATQIARGYGGWVLTIRCLGHEKVAQLEKRIGTPLRLYSGYSDSKQDNPLLYFCQHRWRVTPAGELQQLE, from the coding sequence TTGGCTAATCACGAGCGTCGCGTTGTCTTTTTTGACCTGGACGGAACGCTGCATCAGCAGGATATGTTTGGTACGTTTATGCGTTACCTGCTACAGCGTCAGCCACTGAATGCATTGCTCGTACTGCCACTCTTACCGGTTGTTGGCCTGGGATTGCTGATCAAGGGGCGTGCCGCTCGCTGGCCGATGAGCCTGTTGTTGTGGGGCTGCACATTCGGCCACCGTGAAGCACGGCTGAAACAGCTCGAACAGGATTTTGCCCACTGGTTTCGCGGTCATGTGACCGCGTTTCCGGTTGTACAAGAAAGGCTGACCAATTACCTCGCTGAAAATGATGCGGATATCTGGCTGATTACCGGCTCCCCGCAGTCGCTGGTGGAACAGGTTTACGTCGACACACCCTGGCTACCACGGGTCAATCTTATCGCCACTCAAATTGCCCGCGGTTACGGCGGCTGGGTGCTGACAATACGCTGCCTGGGGCACGAGAAGGTGGCGCAATTAGAAAAGCGGATCGGCACGCCGCTTCGCCTCTACAGCGGCTATAGCGACAGCAAGCAGGATAACCCGCTGCTCTATTTCTGCCAGCACCGCTGGCGCGTCACCCCGGCTGGTGAACTTCAGCAACTCGAATAG
- the tadA gene encoding tRNA adenosine(34) deaminase TadA, with translation MSNPEHNHEYWMRHALTLAQRAWEEGEVPVGAVLVHNNQVIGEGWNRPIGRHDPTAHAEIMALRQGGLVLQNYRLLDTTLYVTLEPCVMCSGAMVHSRIGTLVFGARDEKTGAAGSLMDVLGHPGMNHQVKTIGGVLAPECSGLLSDFFRMRRQQKKQQKAELKPSDD, from the coding sequence TTGTCCAATCCCGAACACAATCATGAATACTGGATGCGCCACGCGCTGACGCTGGCCCAACGCGCCTGGGAAGAGGGCGAAGTGCCCGTGGGTGCGGTTCTTGTTCATAACAACCAAGTGATTGGAGAAGGGTGGAACCGCCCTATTGGCCGCCACGATCCCACGGCTCATGCTGAAATCATGGCGTTACGTCAGGGTGGGCTGGTACTGCAAAACTACCGTCTGCTGGATACCACACTGTATGTCACCCTTGAGCCCTGTGTTATGTGCTCAGGGGCAATGGTGCACAGCCGTATTGGCACGCTGGTCTTTGGCGCACGGGATGAAAAAACCGGTGCGGCAGGTTCACTGATGGATGTGCTTGGCCATCCGGGCATGAATCATCAGGTCAAGACTATCGGCGGGGTGCTTGCACCAGAGTGTTCGGGGCTACTAAGTGACTTCTTTCGAATGCGCCGGCAGCAGAAAAAGCAACAAAAGGCAGAATTGAAGCCGTCGGACGATTAA
- a CDS encoding PTS transporter subunit EIIC, with protein sequence MEKTAALASGILQGIGGEKNIQRLENCMTRVRVEVHDDGQLDLPRLKQLSGVSGYVKQGQQHQLIVGPGKAAQVVDAMRALMGGEATASFDDAERTKAQAKAKYKAPMSDALRQLANVFIPLIPAFIASGLITGIINILKRPDIVGDFATHYPNLLGILGIFGSAVFAIMNILVGVNTAKVFGGSLAMGGVMAGILSSPQLAQITLFGEALQPGRGGVIAVLLVVILMCWIEKKLRTLLPGSIELILNPLLTTLITGSVAIVALQPLGGWISEAIAHGASLAIDRGGLLVGAILSGTFLPLVLTGLHQGLVPIHVELVQAHGYNALLPILSMAGVGQVGAAIAVLMKTRNTRLKKVIKGALPVGLLGIGEPLIFGVTLPLGKPFLGACLGGAIGGALISYWKVATVITFGISGLPLALTIVTGKVMLYLLGYLVAVIAGFLFTWLLGFNDPEE encoded by the coding sequence ATGGAAAAAACGGCAGCGCTCGCCAGCGGTATTTTGCAAGGGATTGGCGGGGAGAAAAATATACAGCGTCTGGAAAACTGCATGACGCGTGTGCGTGTCGAGGTGCATGACGACGGGCAGCTTGACCTGCCACGCCTGAAGCAGCTTTCCGGGGTGAGCGGATACGTCAAACAGGGGCAACAGCACCAGCTGATTGTCGGCCCGGGTAAAGCCGCACAGGTGGTGGATGCCATGCGTGCGCTGATGGGGGGTGAAGCAACAGCCTCGTTTGACGATGCTGAACGCACCAAAGCGCAGGCAAAGGCAAAATACAAAGCCCCAATGAGCGATGCGCTGCGACAGCTGGCAAACGTCTTTATTCCACTTATTCCGGCCTTTATTGCCTCTGGCTTGATTACCGGGATCATCAATATCCTCAAGCGCCCGGACATCGTGGGGGACTTTGCCACCCACTATCCAAACTTACTGGGTATTCTGGGCATTTTTGGCAGCGCCGTCTTCGCTATCATGAATATTCTGGTGGGGGTCAATACCGCAAAAGTATTTGGTGGCTCGCTGGCAATGGGTGGCGTAATGGCCGGGATCCTCTCCAGTCCGCAGCTGGCGCAGATTACCCTGTTTGGCGAGGCGCTCCAGCCCGGGCGCGGCGGCGTTATCGCCGTGCTGCTGGTGGTCATCCTGATGTGCTGGATTGAGAAAAAGTTGCGCACCCTGCTGCCAGGCTCGATTGAACTTATCCTCAATCCACTGCTCACCACCTTAATTACTGGCAGCGTGGCGATTGTTGCGCTGCAACCGCTCGGTGGCTGGATCTCAGAGGCCATAGCCCACGGCGCCTCTTTGGCTATCGACCGGGGTGGTTTACTGGTGGGCGCAATATTGTCGGGGACCTTCCTGCCGCTGGTGTTAACCGGTTTGCATCAGGGACTGGTGCCCATCCATGTTGAGCTGGTTCAGGCGCATGGTTATAACGCTTTGCTGCCGATCCTTTCGATGGCGGGCGTCGGGCAGGTCGGCGCGGCCATTGCGGTGCTAATGAAGACCCGCAATACACGTCTGAAGAAGGTGATTAAAGGGGCGCTGCCGGTCGGATTACTGGGCATTGGCGAGCCGCTGATCTTTGGTGTAACCCTACCGCTTGGGAAGCCTTTCCTCGGGGCATGTCTGGGTGGTGCAATAGGGGGCGCGCTCATCAGCTACTGGAAAGTGGCAACGGTGATCACCTTTGGCATTTCCGGTTTGCCGCTGGCGTTAACCATCGTGACCGGAAAAGTCATGCTCTATCTGTTAGGCTATCTGGTAGCGGTGATCGCCGGGTTCTTGTTTACCTGGCTGTTAGGATTCAACGATCCAGAGGAGTAA